From a region of the Argiope bruennichi chromosome 8, qqArgBrue1.1, whole genome shotgun sequence genome:
- the LOC129981481 gene encoding uncharacterized protein LOC129981481 has protein sequence MEERSETSRDAIGVFGIDRTMQRRYPISGLSDRRIVTVYGARGRLCVKQVSEKRAGRESLADDSRPDQTRPVIMAHLIDKVDDLVCAQWVSKQLTYQHKKLRNQHFNICFGIMQTPGNFPGADCHRSKLWRQQARCCSPSFSTSKVGHLFNSSSTEELSTPYCPFRCEILRRICRSIKNKRPGLFTDGVVLHHDNARPHVSRVTHAELAKFKWEQLDHPPYSSDRSPCDFHVFCPLKNISKGSVSTRTVNSRML, from the exons atggaagaacgtagcgagacatcgaGGGATGCAATTGGAGTCTTCGGCATAGATCGGACCATGC AGCGGCGTTATCCGATTTCTGGATTATCCGATCGCCGGATTGTCACCGTATACGGGGCACGGGGAAGACTGTGTGTCAAACAAGTCAGTGAGAAAAGAGCAGGCCGTGAGAGTTTGGCTGATGATTCGAGACCAGACCAGACCAGGCCAGTCATCATGGCCCATCTCATTGACAAGGTGGACGACCTA GTGTGCGCGCAGTGGGTTTCGAAACAGCTAACCTACCAGCACAAGAAACTGCGTAACCAGCACTTCAACATCTGTTTCGGTATCATGCAGACTCCTGGAAACTTTCCTGGAGCTGATTGTCACCG CTCAAAGCTGTGGCGTCAGCAGGCAAGGTGTTGCTCACCATCTTTTTCGACGTCCAAGGTCGGCCATTTGTtcaattcctcgagcacagaagaactaTCAACTCCGTACTGCCCTTTCAGATGTGAGATACTCCGAAGAATATGCAGGTCCATCAAAAACAAAAGACCGGGTCTATTCACAGATGGTGTGGTTCTGCACCATGATAatgcgcgtccacacgtctccagggtgaCACatgcggaactggccaagttcaagtgggagcaacTCGACCATCCACCCTACAGCTCAGACAGGTCACCCtgtgattttcatgtgttttgtcccctgaaaaacatttcaaagggAAGCGTTTCAACTCGGACGGTGAACTCAAGGATGTTGTGA